Proteins encoded by one window of Orbaceae bacterium BiB:
- a CDS encoding YggL family protein translates to MTNRSRRLKKKLHIEEFKELGFTVSWSFNEGSDEKVLDTTVDQFIREVIVPNGLAYEGSGYLNWQGLVCTQKLGNCTEEHRKIVADWLNAHGLKDVKTGPLIDIWWDDLVF, encoded by the coding sequence ATGACTAATCGTAGTCGACGTTTGAAAAAGAAATTACATATTGAAGAATTTAAAGAGTTAGGATTCACTGTTAGTTGGTCATTCAATGAAGGAAGTGACGAGAAAGTTCTCGATACCACTGTTGATCAATTTATTCGTGAAGTGATTGTGCCAAATGGCTTAGCTTATGAAGGTAGTGGTTACTTAAACTGGCAGGGTCTAGTTTGTACTCAAAAATTAGGTAACTGTACTGAAGAACACCGTAAAATTGTTGCTGATTGGTTAAATGCTCATGGCTTAAAAGATGTTAAAACTGGTCCACTTATTGATATTTGGTGGGATGATTTAGTATTTTAA
- a CDS encoding uroporphyrinogen-III synthase, which produces MIIVTRPSPYGEELVQLCHQANLAAIHLPFFNITKGDDLDQLQQQLNLLKKDDIVIIVSPQVILMLKHYNMVTQFPDFVRYFAVGKQTAQQFQIFTNHIVDYPKTDENSEGLIRYFQSIKLPLKQHNVLILSGDISRSVIHNELKSQGALVKNIYCYRRNTTVYPSTILEHSQSDFFVITSIEHLRQLEQYCNSEHKQHARLIVSSERILNEAKKSGWQYIYLASNANNQNLFKTIVSLCHNAAIT; this is translated from the coding sequence ATGATTATAGTAACCAGACCCTCTCCTTATGGAGAGGAGTTAGTACAATTATGTCATCAAGCTAATTTAGCTGCTATCCATCTGCCTTTTTTTAACATTACAAAAGGCGATGATTTAGATCAGCTACAACAACAGCTTAATCTACTAAAAAAAGATGATATTGTTATTATTGTATCGCCACAAGTTATCTTGATGCTGAAACACTATAATATGGTGACTCAGTTTCCAGACTTTGTACGCTATTTTGCAGTTGGGAAACAGACGGCACAACAATTTCAAATATTCACTAATCACATAGTAGACTATCCAAAAACTGATGAAAATAGTGAGGGTTTAATCCGTTATTTTCAATCAATAAAACTACCACTTAAGCAACATAATGTGTTGATCTTATCTGGAGATATTAGTCGCAGCGTAATCCACAATGAATTAAAAAGCCAAGGAGCCTTGGTTAAAAATATTTATTGTTATCGTCGCAATACGACAGTCTATCCATCAACAATTTTAGAACATAGCCAATCTGACTTTTTTGTTATTACCAGTATAGAACATTTACGACAATTAGAGCAGTATTGTAATAGCGAACACAAACAACATGCTCGTTTAATTGTGAGTAGTGAAAGAATATTGAATGAAGCTAAAAAAAGTGGTTGGCAATATATTTATTTAGCAAGCAATGCAAATAATCAAAATTTATTTAAAACAATTGTAAGTCTATGTCATAATGCAGCAATAACTTAA
- the gdhA gene encoding NADP-specific glutamate dehydrogenase → MSHYSSVDQFISTLQKRDPNQPEFLQAVREVLTSLWPFLEKNPQYTQQGLLERITEPERVIQFRVTWVDDKGQVQVNRAWRVQFNSAIGPFKGGMRFHPSVNLSILKFLGFEQTFKNSLTTLPMGGGKGGSDFDPKGKSHGEVMRFCQALVTELYRHIGPDTDVPAGDIGVGGREVGFMAGMMKKLTNNASCVFTGKGLSFGGSLIRPEATGYGLVYFVAAMLEKQGKSFDGLRVAVSGSGNVAQYAIEKCMQLGAKVITVSDSAGTVVDDAGFTPEKLARLMAIKNVEYGRVEQYAKEFNLAFHKGQKPWGIKVDVALPCATQNELAIEDAKTLIKNGVIAIGEGANMPTTIEATEAFINANVLFAPGKAANAGGVATSGLEMAQNSARMSWTAEEVDRELHHIMLAIHSSCVKYGDHGGKVVNYVDGANIAGFVKVADAMLGQGIL, encoded by the coding sequence ATGAGTCACTATTCATCTGTAGATCAGTTTATTAGTACTTTGCAAAAACGCGATCCAAATCAACCCGAATTTTTGCAAGCTGTTCGTGAAGTATTAACTTCTTTATGGCCATTTTTAGAAAAAAATCCACAGTATACGCAGCAAGGCTTATTAGAAAGAATTACGGAGCCTGAACGTGTTATTCAATTCCGTGTCACTTGGGTTGATGATAAAGGACAAGTTCAAGTGAATAGAGCTTGGCGTGTACAATTTAATTCAGCAATCGGTCCTTTTAAAGGTGGAATGCGTTTTCATCCGTCAGTAAATCTTTCTATTCTTAAATTCCTTGGTTTTGAACAAACTTTTAAAAACTCCTTAACAACATTACCGATGGGTGGTGGTAAAGGTGGTAGTGATTTTGATCCTAAAGGTAAAAGTCATGGTGAAGTGATGCGTTTTTGTCAGGCGCTTGTAACTGAATTATATCGTCATATCGGTCCCGATACTGATGTGCCAGCGGGTGATATTGGTGTTGGTGGCCGAGAAGTTGGTTTTATGGCAGGTATGATGAAAAAACTGACTAATAATGCTTCTTGTGTCTTTACTGGTAAAGGGCTATCGTTTGGTGGTAGTCTTATCAGACCTGAAGCAACTGGATATGGATTAGTCTATTTTGTTGCAGCGATGTTAGAAAAACAGGGTAAAAGCTTTGACGGTTTAAGAGTCGCTGTTTCTGGATCGGGAAATGTTGCGCAATACGCGATTGAAAAATGTATGCAACTTGGTGCCAAAGTGATTACTGTTTCTGATTCAGCAGGTACAGTTGTTGATGATGCTGGCTTTACTCCTGAAAAATTAGCTCGTTTAATGGCTATTAAAAATGTTGAGTATGGTCGAGTTGAACAATATGCTAAAGAGTTTAATCTTGCTTTTCATAAAGGACAAAAACCATGGGGTATTAAAGTTGATGTAGCTTTACCATGTGCGACTCAAAATGAATTAGCAATTGAAGATGCAAAAACATTAATTAAAAATGGCGTTATTGCTATTGGTGAAGGAGCTAATATGCCAACAACGATTGAAGCAACGGAAGCATTTATTAATGCAAATGTACTTTTTGCTCCTGGTAAAGCCGCTAATGCTGGTGGTGTTGCAACTTCAGGTCTTGAAATGGCACAAAATTCAGCAAGAATGTCATGGACTGCCGAGGAAGTCGATCGTGAATTGCATCATATTATGCTTGCTATCCACTCATCTTGTGTGAAGTATGGTGATCATGGTGGTAAGGTTGTCAATTATGTTGATGGTGCTAATATTGCTGGGTTTGTAAAAGTTGCTGATGCGATGCTAGGGCAAGGGATATTGTAA
- a CDS encoding DEAD/DEAH box helicase, giving the protein MSFDSLGLNTEILRAVQEQNYTTPTPIQQQAIPIILSGKDLIASAQTGTGKTAGFVLPILQKLAESQSKVTNPTAKGKRPIYALILAPTRELAAQIGDNIRDYSRYLAIRSLVVFGGVSINPQMMKLRGGVDILVATPGRLLDLLQKNTVELSTVKVLVLDEADRMLDMGFIHDIKRVINKLPKKRQNLLFSATFSDEIKQLSQSILQSPESVSVAKENSSSEQITQYIHRVDKSRKRELISYLIGKNQWQQVLIFTRTKYGANHLAEQLTKDGIKASAIHGNKSQGARTKALADFKNGQIRVLVATDIAARGLDIELLPYVVNYDLPHVAEDYVHRIGRTGRAQNKGQAVSLVCIDDLPQLKAIEKLLGMSIPEIKTDGFAVNPNIKASPPPAKKISQRSGKKVVK; this is encoded by the coding sequence ATGTCATTTGATTCTCTTGGCCTCAACACCGAGATATTACGCGCAGTTCAAGAACAAAACTACACCACACCGACACCCATTCAACAGCAAGCCATTCCGATTATTTTATCTGGAAAAGATCTAATTGCTAGCGCCCAAACAGGTACTGGAAAAACAGCCGGATTTGTACTCCCTATTTTACAAAAACTGGCGGAATCACAAAGTAAAGTGACCAACCCTACCGCTAAAGGGAAAAGACCAATTTATGCATTAATTTTAGCACCGACACGCGAGTTAGCAGCACAAATTGGTGATAATATTCGTGATTATAGCCGTTATCTAGCTATTCGCTCATTAGTGGTCTTTGGTGGTGTAAGTATTAATCCACAAATGATGAAATTAAGAGGCGGTGTCGACATTTTAGTCGCAACGCCTGGACGATTATTAGATTTATTACAAAAAAATACCGTAGAGTTATCTACCGTCAAAGTATTGGTACTTGATGAAGCTGATCGTATGTTAGATATGGGATTTATTCATGATATAAAACGAGTTATTAATAAATTACCCAAAAAACGCCAAAATTTACTATTCTCAGCAACGTTTTCTGATGAAATAAAACAACTATCACAGTCGATTTTACAATCACCAGAATCTGTTTCAGTAGCAAAAGAAAATAGTTCGTCGGAACAAATCACTCAATATATTCATCGTGTTGATAAAAGTCGTAAACGTGAACTCATTTCTTATTTAATTGGTAAAAATCAATGGCAACAGGTATTAATTTTTACGAGAACTAAATATGGTGCTAATCATCTCGCTGAACAGCTAACTAAAGATGGTATTAAAGCCTCAGCTATTCATGGTAATAAAAGTCAAGGAGCCAGAACAAAAGCGCTCGCTGACTTTAAAAATGGTCAAATTCGAGTACTAGTTGCAACCGATATTGCCGCCAGAGGGTTAGATATTGAGTTGTTACCTTATGTCGTTAATTACGACTTACCTCATGTAGCAGAAGACTATGTTCATCGAATTGGCCGAACTGGGCGAGCTCAAAATAAGGGACAAGCCGTTTCATTAGTATGTATCGATGATTTGCCACAACTGAAGGCAATTGAAAAACTATTAGGAATGAGTATTCCTGAAATAAAAACAGATGGATTTGCCGTTAATCCGAATATTAAAGCATCACCACCTCCAGCTAAAAAAATATCCCAACGATCGGGTAAAAAAGTGGTAAAATAA
- a CDS encoding AzlD domain-containing protein gives MGITQYSLLVILGCGIVTWLPRVIPFILVRKIHIPDVVLRFLSYVPLCILTALFVQNLLIAREGQLPAINYEYFFASIPTILAAIITKNLMWIVVIGIIAMALTRYFFI, from the coding sequence ATGGGTATAACACAATATAGTTTATTGGTTATTTTGGGATGCGGTATTGTTACTTGGTTACCAAGGGTGATTCCTTTTATCTTAGTTCGTAAAATACATATACCTGATGTTGTTTTACGCTTTTTATCTTATGTACCATTATGTATTTTAACCGCTTTGTTTGTTCAAAATTTATTAATTGCTCGAGAAGGGCAGTTACCAGCGATAAATTATGAGTATTTTTTTGCATCCATACCAACAATATTAGCCGCAATTATAACTAAAAATTTAATGTGGATTGTTGTTATCGGTATTATTGCAATGGCTTTGACGCGCTATTTTTTTATTTAA
- the hemC gene encoding hydroxymethylbilane synthase, which yields MQVKTIKIATRKSPLALWQANYVKSQLLSHHPDLQVELIPIVTQGDILLDSPLSKIGGKGLFVKQLEIAILNGDADIAVHSIKDIPAEFPQGLELTTICERDEVRDAFVSNKYHDLSALPANAVVGTSSLRRQSQLKAHYPHLVIKDLRGNVGSRLEKLDSGQYDAIILAAVGLKRLGLHDRIKLYIPVDLIMPAVGQGAVGIESRQNDSAVHQLLAPLDDQNTRFKVSAERAMNNYLQGGCQVPIACYSILTQDTLELSGLVGSLDGKTIITAKVSGNKQQSVDLGIKLAKELIKLGADQILNQI from the coding sequence GTGCAAGTTAAAACAATTAAGATAGCCACACGGAAAAGCCCTTTGGCATTATGGCAAGCCAATTATGTCAAATCCCAATTGCTATCACATCACCCTGATCTACAAGTTGAGCTGATCCCTATTGTTACGCAAGGTGATATATTACTTGATAGTCCTTTATCAAAAATTGGTGGTAAGGGGCTGTTTGTAAAACAGTTGGAAATTGCTATTCTTAATGGTGATGCCGATATTGCAGTACATTCAATTAAAGATATTCCTGCTGAATTTCCACAAGGGCTAGAGCTAACCACGATTTGTGAACGAGATGAAGTCCGTGATGCTTTTGTCTCTAATAAATATCATGATCTTAGTGCTCTACCCGCTAATGCCGTTGTAGGAACGTCAAGCTTAAGAAGACAAAGTCAATTAAAAGCTCACTATCCACACCTAGTGATTAAAGACTTACGGGGTAATGTCGGATCTCGCTTAGAAAAATTAGATAGTGGCCAATATGATGCGATTATTTTAGCCGCAGTTGGTTTAAAACGATTAGGTCTTCATGACCGAATCAAGCTATATATCCCGGTTGATCTAATCATGCCAGCTGTTGGTCAAGGTGCTGTAGGTATTGAAAGTCGTCAAAATGATAGTGCCGTACATCAATTATTAGCGCCCCTTGATGATCAAAATACACGTTTTAAAGTATCTGCAGAACGTGCAATGAACAATTATCTACAAGGTGGTTGCCAAGTCCCTATTGCTTGTTACTCCATCTTAACACAAGATACGCTAGAGCTCAGTGGATTGGTTGGAAGTTTAGATGGTAAAACGATTATTACAGCAAAAGTATCAGGTAACAAACAGCAATCAGTTGATCTCGGGATAAAGCTGGCAAAAGAATTAATCAAGCTCGGAGCAGATCAAATCTTAAACCAGATTTAG
- a CDS encoding L-lactate dehydrogenase, which produces MMKLRKIMIIGVGNVGSTTAYTLVNRGFCEEIALVDLNKELVYGHQQDLLDAAAYRQNMIKINVREATDCADIDIAIITVTAGIAQKSRAEELAGTSKIVSTIIPGMMKNGFKGIFLIATNPCDAITYQVWKLSGLPRNRVIGTGVWLDTVRLRRILGEEMDIGPQSIDAFIVGEHGDSQFPVWSHSSVYGINLNQLEKKRIDFNALGDKARKMGFEIATRKGCTEYGISSTIAEICQHILTNSHRALALSCILDGEYGYKDVAIGVPAILDQHGIKKVIQLDFDDKEKQLFDNSINIVKGYIKELP; this is translated from the coding sequence ATGATGAAACTACGTAAAATTATGATCATTGGTGTAGGTAATGTAGGCTCAACGACGGCTTATACCTTAGTTAACCGTGGTTTTTGTGAAGAGATTGCGTTAGTTGATCTCAATAAAGAGCTAGTATATGGTCATCAACAAGATCTACTTGATGCGGCGGCCTATCGACAAAACATGATCAAAATAAATGTTCGAGAAGCCACAGATTGTGCAGATATTGATATTGCGATTATTACAGTTACAGCCGGAATTGCACAAAAAAGTCGTGCTGAAGAGCTAGCTGGAACATCTAAAATTGTTTCAACAATCATTCCGGGAATGATGAAAAACGGTTTTAAAGGTATTTTTTTGATCGCGACCAATCCTTGTGATGCAATCACGTATCAAGTATGGAAACTATCTGGGCTGCCTCGTAATCGAGTAATTGGTACCGGTGTTTGGCTTGATACCGTCAGACTACGTCGAATACTAGGTGAAGAGATGGATATTGGCCCACAAAGTATTGATGCCTTTATTGTTGGTGAACATGGTGACTCACAATTTCCTGTTTGGTCACACTCTTCAGTTTATGGAATCAATTTGAATCAACTAGAAAAAAAGAGAATTGATTTCAATGCGCTAGGCGATAAAGCACGTAAAATGGGGTTTGAAATAGCGACCCGTAAAGGTTGTACTGAATATGGTATTAGTAGCACTATCGCCGAAATTTGTCAGCATATTTTGACCAATAGCCATCGAGCACTCGCTCTATCCTGTATTTTAGATGGTGAATACGGTTATAAAGATGTTGCGATTGGTGTACCAGCAATTTTAGATCAGCATGGTATCAAAAAAGTAATTCAATTAGATTTTGATGATAAAGAAAAACAGTTATTTGATAATAGTATCAATATTGTTAAAGGATATATCAAGGAGCTACCATAA
- a CDS encoding uroporphyrinogen-III C-methyltransferase: MLHKNIIPASTRYFGANATSSNISVTEPMVNSNLLTEQQPVLPNTNANGNIGQPQQVKQDMKKNNESTTRVEEPKKDKVKEPKLQQNKVPISKLSIIAIGLTICLGGFLYFHSHQQAERQQATITQLQTEISSLKGTLQQSITDEIKANVQETVNTQNAQLNALEQQVKKQLNTQSQAQQQFINKIDDSIKVSEQNLANFSERLSAMSTTDNKVWLISQANYLVNLAARKIWNDQDYTTARLLLKMADTSLAQANDPSLLPARQAINKDMSSLAAISFTDFDGIVMTLLELVDSVTELPLVDHYQDIDLAMMNHDDSIAESTNTNITSFNDNVSEQATPSTEISTSISDWHENLTKGVTSFFAKFIQVEKYDTFGECIASADNNPDLLKKCQTYTAVIMPEQSLYLRENIKLRLLIAAQAVPRHQEFIYQRALDDVSVWVNAYFDGNSASVKVFLNQLEELQKQSISNQNVPEQLKSLDELSKLMQTRVRAMLTE, encoded by the coding sequence ATGTTGCATAAAAATATAATTCCAGCAAGTACACGATACTTTGGTGCGAATGCCACCTCATCAAATATTAGTGTCACAGAGCCGATGGTCAATAGTAACTTATTGACTGAGCAACAACCTGTTTTACCGAATACCAATGCTAATGGTAATATTGGACAACCTCAACAAGTGAAACAAGATATGAAAAAAAATAACGAATCTACTACACGAGTCGAAGAACCTAAAAAAGATAAAGTAAAGGAACCTAAGCTACAACAAAATAAGGTACCAATATCAAAATTATCGATCATCGCTATTGGCTTAACGATTTGTTTAGGTGGTTTTTTATATTTTCATAGTCATCAACAAGCTGAGCGACAACAAGCAACAATAACACAGTTACAGACTGAAATTAGTTCGTTAAAAGGGACATTACAACAATCAATTACCGACGAAATCAAAGCCAATGTACAAGAAACGGTAAATACACAAAATGCCCAATTAAACGCTTTAGAACAACAAGTAAAAAAACAACTCAACACGCAATCACAGGCACAGCAACAATTTATCAATAAAATTGATGATTCTATTAAAGTTTCAGAACAAAATTTAGCTAATTTTAGTGAACGTCTATCCGCTATGTCGACTACTGATAATAAAGTATGGCTAATATCTCAAGCAAACTACTTAGTTAATCTCGCGGCTCGAAAAATATGGAACGACCAAGATTATACAACAGCGAGATTACTACTAAAAATGGCGGATACTAGTCTTGCTCAAGCAAACGATCCAAGCTTATTACCAGCAAGACAAGCAATAAACAAAGATATGTCTTCATTAGCTGCAATTAGTTTTACTGATTTTGATGGTATTGTAATGACACTGCTGGAACTCGTCGACTCGGTGACAGAATTACCGCTTGTTGACCATTATCAAGATATTGATTTAGCTATGATGAATCACGATGACTCGATTGCTGAGTCAACAAATACAAATATTACCTCATTTAATGATAATGTTAGTGAGCAGGCAACACCATCAACTGAAATATCAACTTCGATATCAGACTGGCATGAGAACCTGACAAAGGGAGTGACTTCTTTCTTTGCTAAATTTATCCAAGTCGAAAAATATGACACCTTTGGTGAATGTATTGCAAGTGCAGATAATAATCCAGATTTATTAAAAAAATGCCAAACTTATACAGCAGTTATTATGCCAGAACAATCACTCTATTTACGTGAGAATATTAAACTAAGATTGCTTATCGCTGCACAAGCAGTACCGAGACATCAAGAGTTCATCTACCAACGAGCATTAGATGATGTCTCTGTTTGGGTTAATGCTTATTTTGATGGTAATTCAGCAAGCGTGAAAGTCTTTTTAAACCAATTAGAAGAGTTACAGAAACAGTCGATCAGTAATCAAAATGTTCCTGAACAGTTAAAAAGCTTAGATGAACTGAGTAAGCTGATGCAAACTCGTGTTCGAGCCATGCTAACGGAGTAG
- a CDS encoding lipocalin family protein produces the protein MSKIRVIFLTFISLLISACQIKVPDDITPVNHFDAARYLGKWYEIARLDNKFEKNMVNVSANYSLRDDNGIKVVNRGFDNEKQVWQESIGRAYFLGVTDVAALKVSFFGPFYGGYNVVKLDKDYQVALIAGSNKEYLWILARTPCISDELKTAYVEKAKEIGFDINKLNFNIQTSCTVQ, from the coding sequence ATGTCAAAAATAAGAGTAATTTTTCTTACTTTCATCTCATTACTTATCTCAGCCTGTCAAATAAAAGTGCCTGATGATATTACTCCCGTTAATCATTTTGATGCCGCTAGGTATCTTGGTAAGTGGTATGAAATAGCACGGTTAGATAATAAGTTTGAGAAAAATATGGTCAATGTTAGTGCCAATTACTCTCTACGTGATGATAACGGTATTAAAGTTGTGAATCGTGGCTTTGATAATGAAAAACAAGTGTGGCAAGAGAGTATCGGTAGAGCCTATTTTCTTGGAGTAACGGACGTTGCTGCATTGAAAGTCTCTTTTTTCGGTCCATTTTATGGTGGTTATAATGTCGTAAAGCTTGATAAAGATTATCAAGTTGCACTGATAGCCGGATCTAACAAAGAGTATCTTTGGATTTTAGCAAGAACACCTTGTATTAGTGATGAATTAAAGACAGCTTATGTTGAGAAAGCAAAAGAGATAGGATTCGATATTAACAAACTTAATTTTAACATTCAGACATCATGTACAGTTCAATAA
- a CDS encoding AzlC family ABC transporter permease: protein MSLTFKNGVIDCIPTLLGYIGIGIAAGVIAKAANLSVLEVTLLALIVYAGAAQFIIAGLMLISAPVSAIIFTVFLVNSRHFLMSMATAPYFKKFSLLNNIGIGSLLTDETFAVVMTSISKKVPVNSQWMHGLNLTAYLVWILSCFIGAVIGNWLPDPRQFGLDYALVAMFIGLLYLQLISDSHKTKKNMILVMLTVAVLLIFLMKFISAELALLIATLFGCLFGVLIEKWV, encoded by the coding sequence ATGAGTTTAACTTTTAAAAATGGTGTCATTGATTGTATTCCAACTTTATTAGGATATATCGGCATAGGAATTGCGGCAGGTGTTATTGCTAAAGCAGCTAATTTAAGTGTTTTAGAGGTGACGTTACTGGCTTTGATTGTGTATGCTGGAGCCGCACAATTTATTATTGCGGGTTTGATGTTGATTAGTGCACCTGTCTCGGCGATTATATTTACTGTCTTTTTAGTGAATTCTCGTCATTTCTTAATGAGTATGGCAACCGCCCCTTATTTTAAAAAATTTTCATTATTAAATAACATTGGTATTGGTAGTTTATTAACCGATGAAACTTTTGCTGTAGTGATGACATCTATCAGTAAAAAAGTGCCAGTTAATTCACAGTGGATGCATGGGCTTAATTTAACTGCTTATTTAGTGTGGATTTTATCCTGTTTTATTGGTGCCGTTATTGGTAATTGGTTGCCAGATCCAAGGCAATTTGGTTTAGATTATGCGCTTGTCGCCATGTTTATTGGTTTACTTTATTTACAACTGATTAGCGATAGTCATAAAACGAAAAAGAATATGATTTTGGTTATGCTGACGGTTGCTGTTTTATTAATCTTTCTAATGAAATTTATTTCAGCAGAATTGGCACTATTAATTGCGACACTATTCGGTTGTTTATTCGGAGTTTTGATAGAAAAATGGGTATAA
- a CDS encoding heme biosynthesis HemY N-terminal domain-containing protein, whose protein sequence is MLRILIIFLVLVAGMVVGPILANHQGIVMFQTSGYRITMSLTTFILAEACLLLLLFIIYWLLKKIFYSKTAFGSWLRAKSPKKALKRIEQAQLLMLEGDYNKASKLLSKSAKIASNSTLTYLQAAQAEVNANQFDKAREHLDKAATLCQENEKFAFKLVQLRLHIKSKQYELAKQAVEDLLEEKPRNPEVLRLADELYYEIKDYQSIIEILPAMYKSEAFNEMQLDQFKNVAYIGRIKQLADTKGIEQMLNWWKEQPKVIRNTPIYQDTVAVYRDNLLKR, encoded by the coding sequence ATGTTACGAATATTAATTATTTTCTTAGTTCTCGTTGCTGGTATGGTTGTTGGGCCAATCCTCGCTAACCATCAAGGCATTGTCATGTTTCAAACTTCCGGCTATCGCATCACAATGAGTTTGACCACCTTTATACTAGCTGAAGCTTGTTTACTATTATTACTTTTCATTATTTATTGGCTATTGAAAAAAATATTCTATTCAAAAACTGCATTTGGTAGTTGGTTACGTGCAAAATCGCCAAAAAAAGCACTAAAACGTATAGAGCAAGCACAACTATTAATGCTTGAAGGCGATTATAACAAGGCATCTAAGCTACTCTCTAAAAGTGCAAAAATTGCATCAAATAGTACTCTGACTTATTTACAAGCGGCACAAGCAGAAGTTAATGCGAATCAATTTGATAAAGCACGAGAACATCTTGATAAAGCAGCAACGCTCTGTCAGGAAAACGAGAAATTTGCATTTAAACTAGTCCAGTTACGTTTACATATAAAAAGTAAACAGTATGAACTTGCTAAACAAGCTGTCGAAGACTTACTAGAAGAAAAGCCTCGCAATCCAGAAGTTTTACGTTTAGCTGATGAACTATACTATGAGATAAAAGATTATCAATCTATTATTGAAATCTTACCCGCCATGTATAAATCCGAGGCTTTTAATGAGATGCAATTGGATCAGTTTAAAAATGTTGCATACATTGGACGAATTAAACAGTTGGCAGACACTAAAGGTATTGAACAGATGCTAAATTGGTGGAAAGAGCAACCTAAAGTTATCCGCAATACACCTATTTATCAAGATACAGTTGCAGTTTATCGTGATAATTTATTGAAAAGATAA